A genome region from Pseudorca crassidens isolate mPseCra1 chromosome 20, mPseCra1.hap1, whole genome shotgun sequence includes the following:
- the FCGRT gene encoding IgG receptor FcRn large subunit p51 isoform X4, whose product MRVRRPQPWGLGLLLVLLPGTLSAESHRSLLYHFTAVSAPASGTPAFWVSGWLGPQQYLSYNNLRAEAEPYGAWVWESQVSWYWEKETTDLRSKEKLFLEALQVLGEGGPYTLQGLLGCELGPDNVSVPVAKFALNGEEFMMFDPKLGTWDGDWPESQTISIKWTQQPEAVNKEKTFLLYSCPHRLLGHLERGRGNLEWKEPPSMRLKARPGSPGFSVLTCSAFSFYPPELQLRFLRNGMAAGSGEGDIGPNGDGSFHAWSSLTVKSGDEHHYCCVVQHAGLAQPLTVELDPWISFRGDDVGALLPTPGLSKEAES is encoded by the exons ATGCGGGTCCGCCGGCCTCAGCCCTGGGGGCTCGGTCTGCTGCTCGTCCTCCTGCCTGGGACGTTGAGTGCAG AGAGCCATCGCTCCCTCCTGTACCACTTCACGGCCGTGTCCGCCCCCGCCTCGGGGACTCCTGCCTTCTGGGTGTCGGGCTGGCTGGGTCCACAGCAGTACCTGAGCTACAATAACCTGCGGGCTGAGGCTGAGCCCTACGGCGCTTGGGTCTGGGAAAGCCAGGTGTCCTGGTATTGGGAGAAAGAGACCACAGACCTgaggagcaaggagaagctcttccTCGAAGCTCTCCAAGTTTTAGGGGAAGGAG GTCCCTACACCCTGCAGGGCCTGTTGGGCTGTGAGTTGGGCCCTGACAATGTCTCGGTGCCTGTGGCCAAGTTTGCCCTGAATGGCGAGGAGTTCATGATGTTTGACCCCAAGCTGGGCACCTGGGATGGGGACTGGCCTGAGTCCCAGACCATCAGTATCAAGTGGACGCAGCAGCCCGAGGCAGTCAACAAGGAGAAGACCTTCCTGCTCTACTCCTGCCCCCACCGGCTGCTGGGGCATCTGGAGAGGGGCCGAGGCAACCTGGAGTGGAAGG AGCCACCCTCCATGCGCCTGAAGGCCCGACCGGGCAGCCCTGGCTTTTCTGTGCTCACCTGCAGCGCCTTCTCCTTCTACCCACCTGAGCTGCAGCTGCGATTCTTACGGAATGGGATGGCAGCTGGCTCTGGTGAGGGTGACATTGGCCCCAACGGCGATGGCTCCTTCCACGCCTGGTCATCACTGACAGTCAAGAGTGGCGACGAGCACCACTACTGCTGCGTGGTGCAGCATGCAGGGCTGGCCCAGCCCCTCACTGTGGAGCTGG aCCCTTGGATCTCTTTCCGTGGGGACGATGTAGGGGCCCTCCTACCCACTCCTGGCCTGTCCAAGGAAGCTGAATCTTAG
- the RPS11 gene encoding small ribosomal subunit protein uS17, with product MADIQTERAYQKQPTIFQNKKRVLLGETGKEKLPRYYKNIGLGFKTPKEAIEGTYIDKKCPFTGNVSIRGRILSGVVTKMKMQRTIVIRRDYLHYIRKYNRFEKRHKNMSVHLSPCFRDVQIGDIVTVGECRPLSKTVRFNVLKVTKAAGTKKQFQKF from the exons ATGGCGGACATTCAG ACGGAGCGTGCGTACCAAAAGCAGCCGACCATCTTTCAAAATAAGAAGAGGGTTCTGCTTGGAGAAACTGGCAAGGAGAAGCTCCCGCGATACTACAAGAACATTGGTTTGGGCTTCAAGACACCGAAGGAG GCCATCGAGGGCACCTACATTGACAAGAAATGCCCTTTTACTGGTAATGTCTCCATCCGAGGGCGAATTCTGTCTG GTGTGGTGACCAAAATGAAGATGCAGAGGACCATTGTCATCCGCCGAGACTACCTGCACTACATCCGGAAGTACAACCGCTTCGAGAAGCGCCACAAGAACATGTCTGTGCACCTTTCCCCCTGCTTCAG GGACGTCCAGATTGGTGACATTGTCACAGTGGGCGAGTGCCGGCCCCTGAGCAAGACGGTGCGCTTCAACGTGCTCAAGGTCACCAAGGCTGCCGGCACCAAGAAGCAGTTCCAGAAGTTCTGA
- the FCGRT gene encoding IgG receptor FcRn large subunit p51 isoform X2, which translates to MRVRRPQPWGLGLLLVLLPGTLSAESHRSLLYHFTAVSAPASGTPAFWVSGWLGPQQYLSYNNLRAEAEPYGAWVWESQVSWYWEKETTDLRSKEKLFLEALQVLGEGGPYTLQGLLGCELGPDNVSVPVAKFALNGEEFMMFDPKLGTWDGDWPESQTISIKWTQQPEAVNKEKTFLLYSCPHRLLGHLERGRGNLEWKEPPSMRLKARPGSPGFSVLTCSAFSFYPPELQLRFLRNGMAAGSGEGDIGPNGDGSFHAWSSLTVKSGDEHHYCCVVQHAGLAQPLTVELESPAKSSVPVVGIVIGFLLLMTVAAGGALLWRRMRKGLPDPWISFRGDDVGALLPTPGLSKEAES; encoded by the exons ATGCGGGTCCGCCGGCCTCAGCCCTGGGGGCTCGGTCTGCTGCTCGTCCTCCTGCCTGGGACGTTGAGTGCAG AGAGCCATCGCTCCCTCCTGTACCACTTCACGGCCGTGTCCGCCCCCGCCTCGGGGACTCCTGCCTTCTGGGTGTCGGGCTGGCTGGGTCCACAGCAGTACCTGAGCTACAATAACCTGCGGGCTGAGGCTGAGCCCTACGGCGCTTGGGTCTGGGAAAGCCAGGTGTCCTGGTATTGGGAGAAAGAGACCACAGACCTgaggagcaaggagaagctcttccTCGAAGCTCTCCAAGTTTTAGGGGAAGGAG GTCCCTACACCCTGCAGGGCCTGTTGGGCTGTGAGTTGGGCCCTGACAATGTCTCGGTGCCTGTGGCCAAGTTTGCCCTGAATGGCGAGGAGTTCATGATGTTTGACCCCAAGCTGGGCACCTGGGATGGGGACTGGCCTGAGTCCCAGACCATCAGTATCAAGTGGACGCAGCAGCCCGAGGCAGTCAACAAGGAGAAGACCTTCCTGCTCTACTCCTGCCCCCACCGGCTGCTGGGGCATCTGGAGAGGGGCCGAGGCAACCTGGAGTGGAAGG AGCCACCCTCCATGCGCCTGAAGGCCCGACCGGGCAGCCCTGGCTTTTCTGTGCTCACCTGCAGCGCCTTCTCCTTCTACCCACCTGAGCTGCAGCTGCGATTCTTACGGAATGGGATGGCAGCTGGCTCTGGTGAGGGTGACATTGGCCCCAACGGCGATGGCTCCTTCCACGCCTGGTCATCACTGACAGTCAAGAGTGGCGACGAGCACCACTACTGCTGCGTGGTGCAGCATGCAGGGCTGGCCCAGCCCCTCACTGTGGAGCTGG AATCACCAGCCAAGTCCTCGGTGCCAGTGGTTGGAATCGTCATCGGCTTCTTACTGCTCATGACAGTGGCTGCAGGAGGAGCTCTTCTGTGGAGGAGGATGAGGAAGGGGCTGCCAG aCCCTTGGATCTCTTTCCGTGGGGACGATGTAGGGGCCCTCCTACCCACTCCTGGCCTGTCCAAGGAAGCTGAATCTTAG
- the FCGRT gene encoding IgG receptor FcRn large subunit p51 isoform X3 yields MRVRRPQPWGLGLLLVLLPGTLSAGTPAHLLSSPVSPAESHRSLLYHFTAVSAPASGTPAFWVSGWLGPQQYLSYNNLRAEAEPYGAWVWESQVSWYWEKETTDLRSKEKLFLEALQVLGEGGPYTLQGLLGCELGPDNVSVPVAKFALNGEEFMMFDPKLGTWDGDWPESQTISIKWTQQPEAVNKEKTFLLYSCPHRLLGHLERGRGNLEWKEPPSMRLKARPGSPGFSVLTCSAFSFYPPELQLRFLRNGMAAGSGEGDIGPNGDGSFHAWSSLTVKSGDEHHYCCVVQHAGLAQPLTVELDPWISFRGDDVGALLPTPGLSKEAES; encoded by the exons ATGCGGGTCCGCCGGCCTCAGCCCTGGGGGCTCGGTCTGCTGCTCGTCCTCCTGCCTGGGACGTTGAGTGCAG GTACCCCGGCCCATCTGCTCTCTTCACCTGTGTCTCCGGCAGAGAGCCATCGCTCCCTCCTGTACCACTTCACGGCCGTGTCCGCCCCCGCCTCGGGGACTCCTGCCTTCTGGGTGTCGGGCTGGCTGGGTCCACAGCAGTACCTGAGCTACAATAACCTGCGGGCTGAGGCTGAGCCCTACGGCGCTTGGGTCTGGGAAAGCCAGGTGTCCTGGTATTGGGAGAAAGAGACCACAGACCTgaggagcaaggagaagctcttccTCGAAGCTCTCCAAGTTTTAGGGGAAGGAG GTCCCTACACCCTGCAGGGCCTGTTGGGCTGTGAGTTGGGCCCTGACAATGTCTCGGTGCCTGTGGCCAAGTTTGCCCTGAATGGCGAGGAGTTCATGATGTTTGACCCCAAGCTGGGCACCTGGGATGGGGACTGGCCTGAGTCCCAGACCATCAGTATCAAGTGGACGCAGCAGCCCGAGGCAGTCAACAAGGAGAAGACCTTCCTGCTCTACTCCTGCCCCCACCGGCTGCTGGGGCATCTGGAGAGGGGCCGAGGCAACCTGGAGTGGAAGG AGCCACCCTCCATGCGCCTGAAGGCCCGACCGGGCAGCCCTGGCTTTTCTGTGCTCACCTGCAGCGCCTTCTCCTTCTACCCACCTGAGCTGCAGCTGCGATTCTTACGGAATGGGATGGCAGCTGGCTCTGGTGAGGGTGACATTGGCCCCAACGGCGATGGCTCCTTCCACGCCTGGTCATCACTGACAGTCAAGAGTGGCGACGAGCACCACTACTGCTGCGTGGTGCAGCATGCAGGGCTGGCCCAGCCCCTCACTGTGGAGCTGG aCCCTTGGATCTCTTTCCGTGGGGACGATGTAGGGGCCCTCCTACCCACTCCTGGCCTGTCCAAGGAAGCTGAATCTTAG
- the FCGRT gene encoding IgG receptor FcRn large subunit p51 isoform X1 produces MRVRRPQPWGLGLLLVLLPGTLSAGTPAHLLSSPVSPAESHRSLLYHFTAVSAPASGTPAFWVSGWLGPQQYLSYNNLRAEAEPYGAWVWESQVSWYWEKETTDLRSKEKLFLEALQVLGEGGPYTLQGLLGCELGPDNVSVPVAKFALNGEEFMMFDPKLGTWDGDWPESQTISIKWTQQPEAVNKEKTFLLYSCPHRLLGHLERGRGNLEWKEPPSMRLKARPGSPGFSVLTCSAFSFYPPELQLRFLRNGMAAGSGEGDIGPNGDGSFHAWSSLTVKSGDEHHYCCVVQHAGLAQPLTVELESPAKSSVPVVGIVIGFLLLMTVAAGGALLWRRMRKGLPDPWISFRGDDVGALLPTPGLSKEAES; encoded by the exons ATGCGGGTCCGCCGGCCTCAGCCCTGGGGGCTCGGTCTGCTGCTCGTCCTCCTGCCTGGGACGTTGAGTGCAG GTACCCCGGCCCATCTGCTCTCTTCACCTGTGTCTCCGGCAGAGAGCCATCGCTCCCTCCTGTACCACTTCACGGCCGTGTCCGCCCCCGCCTCGGGGACTCCTGCCTTCTGGGTGTCGGGCTGGCTGGGTCCACAGCAGTACCTGAGCTACAATAACCTGCGGGCTGAGGCTGAGCCCTACGGCGCTTGGGTCTGGGAAAGCCAGGTGTCCTGGTATTGGGAGAAAGAGACCACAGACCTgaggagcaaggagaagctcttccTCGAAGCTCTCCAAGTTTTAGGGGAAGGAG GTCCCTACACCCTGCAGGGCCTGTTGGGCTGTGAGTTGGGCCCTGACAATGTCTCGGTGCCTGTGGCCAAGTTTGCCCTGAATGGCGAGGAGTTCATGATGTTTGACCCCAAGCTGGGCACCTGGGATGGGGACTGGCCTGAGTCCCAGACCATCAGTATCAAGTGGACGCAGCAGCCCGAGGCAGTCAACAAGGAGAAGACCTTCCTGCTCTACTCCTGCCCCCACCGGCTGCTGGGGCATCTGGAGAGGGGCCGAGGCAACCTGGAGTGGAAGG AGCCACCCTCCATGCGCCTGAAGGCCCGACCGGGCAGCCCTGGCTTTTCTGTGCTCACCTGCAGCGCCTTCTCCTTCTACCCACCTGAGCTGCAGCTGCGATTCTTACGGAATGGGATGGCAGCTGGCTCTGGTGAGGGTGACATTGGCCCCAACGGCGATGGCTCCTTCCACGCCTGGTCATCACTGACAGTCAAGAGTGGCGACGAGCACCACTACTGCTGCGTGGTGCAGCATGCAGGGCTGGCCCAGCCCCTCACTGTGGAGCTGG AATCACCAGCCAAGTCCTCGGTGCCAGTGGTTGGAATCGTCATCGGCTTCTTACTGCTCATGACAGTGGCTGCAGGAGGAGCTCTTCTGTGGAGGAGGATGAGGAAGGGGCTGCCAG aCCCTTGGATCTCTTTCCGTGGGGACGATGTAGGGGCCCTCCTACCCACTCCTGGCCTGTCCAAGGAAGCTGAATCTTAG